In Leifsonia sp. PS1209, the genomic stretch GACCAGGTCGATGAGCGGTGGAGCCTCGGAGGAGACCGGCCTGGCCCGTGGGCGCGGGGCGCCTTTCGCGTATCCGACCTCGCGGATCGCGGACATCACCCTGTCTCGCGTGGCCGGAGAGATGTCCGTTCCGCCCCGCAGGACTTTCGAGACCGTCGGCACGCTCGTGCCGGCAACGGTGGCGACGTCCGACAGGGTCGGCTGCCGCTCCCGTTTCTTCTCTGGGGACATGATCAGAGCATATACATACAATCAACTTGCGCAAGTTTTCGCGATCTGAATCGGTTGCATCCGTTGTATTGACTGTGCGAGGATCGCACCGTCGCTTCGCCCTGAATGCTTCTTTTGCGCAATTTCTTGCACTCCAGGGGCCGGCGGGTCGGCACTCCATCACTCAACGATGACCACCGGCAAAGCTGCCGGGAATGGAGAAGACGATGCCCGGGTTCGACACCCCCCTGACGGTCTCCCGCCGCGGACTGCTCGCCGGCGCCGGAGGAGTCGCCGTTCTCGCCGCGCTCGCGGCGTGCGCACCGGCCGGTGGAGGCGGAGGTGGTTCGGGAGCGATCAAGTTCTGGAACATGCCGTGGGGGAACACCCAGTTCACTCCGCTCGACAAGAAGATCACCCTCGGATACAAGCCGAAGAGCGGGCTCCCCTCCGCAAGCTACCAGGCCGTGCAGTGGGCGAACTTCACCACCACGTTCGCCTCGGCGGTCGCATCCAACACGGGCCCGGCGGTCAGCAGCGGAAGCGGAACGCAGGCGTTCCAGTTCTCGCAGCAGAACCGGATCGCGTACGCGGACCACCTGCTCGAGTCGTGGAAGTCGAACGGCATGTACGACGACTTCCTCCCCGGCCTCCTCGACACGATGAAGACGTCGCGCGGGTACGTCGCCCTCCCGTACAACCTCGACATGCGCGCCCTCTGGTACCGCAAGTCGCTGCTCGAGAAGGCCGGCGTCGAGCCGCCCACCGACTGGCAGTCGTACCTGGACGTCTGCGAGGCGCTCAAGAAGATCGGCATCTTCGGCTACGGGATCGCGGCCGGCGCACAGGGCAACGGCGCGCAGGGCATCGTCGGGCTGATGATCAACAACGGCGGAGGGCTCTTCGACCACGACCAGAAGCCGAACTGCGTGACGCCGCAGAACATCCAGGCGCTCGAGTTCATCGTCGAAATGGTGAAGAAGGGCTACATGGACCCCGGCAGCGTGAGCTACTCCAGCAGCAACGCGCAGGCGCAGTGGAAGAACGACAAGTTCGCGATGGGGTTCGAGGCGCCGTCCCTCGCCCAGATCCTCGGCGGGACGGTCCAGGACGACATGAGAGTCGGCGACCCGCTGGTCAGCGCGAACGGCACCAAGGGCGCGCTCTACTTCCCGAACAACATCATGATGTACAAGAACACCCCCAGCCAGAAGGGCTCCGAGGCGTTCCTGACCTACTACTACCAGAACATGAAGCAGCTCTGGACGACGAGCACCGGAGCCGGCCTCCCCGTGCTGCGCTCGATCGCCGAGACCCCGGAGTTCCGCGCGGATGCGAACGCGGCCAAGATGGTCGATGTCTGGCAGCCCGTCTGCAAGACGTGGGCCGCCCCGGGGAACGACGCGCTCTTCCCCAACGTCGCCCTCGTGGACAGCACCCCGGCCATGTCGACGTTCGCGCAGAGCATCCTCTCGCTCAAGGTCACTCCGAAGGATGCGCTCAGCACCCTGCAGAAGGCCATCACCGCCGGGATGAAGTGAGTGGCGATGTCCACCGAAACTCTGCGGCGATCCGTCGACAGGGCGCGCAGCGGGGTCGGCTCGTCCGGCCGTGGCCGCCCGCCAGGCGCCGGACGTCCCCGCCGCCGCTTCAGCGTCTCCTGGACGCTGCTGCTGTTCGCGCTCCCCTCGCTCATCCTGCTCGTCCTGCTGAACGCCTATCCCGTGGTCTACGCCGCCCTGCAGTCTCTGCGGAACGGCGACCTCATCGACGCGGGCGAGTTCGTCGGCCTGGCCAACTACGTCACGGTGCTGCAGTCGCCCGAGTTCTGGCGGGCGGCGCAGTTCACGGTGGTCTTCACGATCGTCGGCGTCTTCGGCAGCTGGGCGATCGGACTCGCGCTCGCCCTGCTGCTCCGGCCGCGCACCCCGGGCGGCGGCATCTTCAAGGTGCTGCTCCTGCTCCCCTGGGTCGTGCCGATCGTCGTCTCCGCGATGTCCTGGAACTGGCTCGTCGCGACGCCGCAGAGCCCCCTGCCGATGCTGACCAAAGCGCTCGGTCTCGGCGACACCCTGTTCCTCGCCGACCCGACGCTCGCGCAGATCACCGTGTGCATCTTCAAGGTGTGGATCAGCTTCCCGTTCATGATGATGATGATGAGCTCGGCGCTCGCGTCGGTGGACGCCAACGTCTATGAGGCGTCCCGGGTGGATGGCGCAGGGCCCTGGCAGACGTTCCGCCACATCACGCTGCCGATGATCTCGCGCTCCACCTTCATCAGCTGGATCCTGATGACCATCTTCTGCGTCAACGACTTCCCCACGGTCTTCCTCCTCACCGGGGGCGGCCCGCTGCAGTCGACGCAGACGCTCGTCGTGCTCGCGTATTCGACGGTCTTCCAGAACTTCCAGACCGGGCCGGGGGTGGCCATCGCCTTCCTGATGACGCTCGTGCTCGTCGTGATCTCCGTGTTCCTCTACCGACGGATTCGAAAGGTCGACATCTCGTGAGCACCACCACCGCCGAGACGACAGGAGGGCGCATCCAGTGGCTGCGGTTCTCCGCCCTGCTCCTGATCGCCGCTCTCGTGCTCGTTCCGCTCGCCGCCGTGATCTTCCTCTCCCTGCAGCCGGCCTTCGGCAGCAGCACGCAGGGACTCACCCTCGACAACTACGCGACGGTGTTCTCGGAAACCGGGGTCGCCGCCTGGCTGGGCAACAGCGTCCTGGTCGCTCTCATCACCGTCGTCGTCGCGATCGTGGTCGCCGCCCCTGCCGGATACGTCCTGTCTCGCGGACGCGGGCGCCTGGTCTCCGGATACTCGCTCGGCCTGTTCGTGATCCAGTCGCTGCCGGTGATCACCTCGATCATCCCGCTGTTCATCCTGTTCGCGAACCTGGGGCTGGTGGACAGCCTCGGCGGCATCATCATCCTGTACGTGGGCGGCACCCTGGCGGTGGCGACCTGGATGATGGCGGCGTACTTCGACTCCATCCCGATGGCGCTCGAGGAGGCGGCCTGGATGGACGGCTGTTCGGTTTTCACCGGGTTCCTCCGGATCGTCCTCCGCAACTCGCTCCCCGGCATCCTGTCGACGGCGATCTTCTCGTTCCTGCTCTCCTGGAACGACTACCTCGTCGCGGTGATCTTCCTCCGCTCCGAACAGAACTACACACTGCCGATCGGCCTGCAGACCTTCTTCCAGCAGAACGCGACGGACTGGGGGCCGGTGATGACGGTGGCGGTCGTGATGATGGTGCCGCCCATCCTGATCTTCGCCTTCCTGAACCGCTACTTCAGCGTCGGAGGCATCGGCGGGTCGCTGGCGGGTCGCTGAGCCCCACTCCGCCGATGTCGCCAGACTGATGCTGTGGCCGGCGGCCGACGACTCCCGGCCGGCCACCGCGCAGACGTGGGTCATGGATGGAGGCTGGCAGTGAAGGCTGAACAGGTCACGGCACCGGTCACCTGGCACGGGGAAGGGCCGTCGTGGGACCGGGTGGGGCAGCGCCTGCTCGTGGTCGACATGCTCGCCGGCGCCGTCGTCGACCTGGCGTCGTTCGACCGCCCGCGGCGCTACGACGTCGGCAGCCCTGTCGCCGCGGTGATCCGGCGCAGGGCCTCCGGCGGTTTAATCGTGGCGACAGAGCACGGCTTCTCGCTGTTCGATGAGGAGTTCTCCCTCGACCGGCGCCTGCCCGACGTGCTGACCGACCCCGGCATCCGGCTCAACGAGGGAGGCTGCGATCCGTTCGGCCGGTTCTTCTGCGGCTCGATGGCCTACGACGCGACTCCCGGAGCCGCCGCCAT encodes the following:
- a CDS encoding extracellular solute-binding protein, whose amino-acid sequence is MPGFDTPLTVSRRGLLAGAGGVAVLAALAACAPAGGGGGGSGAIKFWNMPWGNTQFTPLDKKITLGYKPKSGLPSASYQAVQWANFTTTFASAVASNTGPAVSSGSGTQAFQFSQQNRIAYADHLLESWKSNGMYDDFLPGLLDTMKTSRGYVALPYNLDMRALWYRKSLLEKAGVEPPTDWQSYLDVCEALKKIGIFGYGIAAGAQGNGAQGIVGLMINNGGGLFDHDQKPNCVTPQNIQALEFIVEMVKKGYMDPGSVSYSSSNAQAQWKNDKFAMGFEAPSLAQILGGTVQDDMRVGDPLVSANGTKGALYFPNNIMMYKNTPSQKGSEAFLTYYYQNMKQLWTTSTGAGLPVLRSIAETPEFRADANAAKMVDVWQPVCKTWAAPGNDALFPNVALVDSTPAMSTFAQSILSLKVTPKDALSTLQKAITAGMK
- a CDS encoding sugar ABC transporter permease encodes the protein MSTETLRRSVDRARSGVGSSGRGRPPGAGRPRRRFSVSWTLLLFALPSLILLVLLNAYPVVYAALQSLRNGDLIDAGEFVGLANYVTVLQSPEFWRAAQFTVVFTIVGVFGSWAIGLALALLLRPRTPGGGIFKVLLLLPWVVPIVVSAMSWNWLVATPQSPLPMLTKALGLGDTLFLADPTLAQITVCIFKVWISFPFMMMMMSSALASVDANVYEASRVDGAGPWQTFRHITLPMISRSTFISWILMTIFCVNDFPTVFLLTGGGPLQSTQTLVVLAYSTVFQNFQTGPGVAIAFLMTLVLVVISVFLYRRIRKVDIS
- a CDS encoding carbohydrate ABC transporter permease; amino-acid sequence: MSTTTAETTGGRIQWLRFSALLLIAALVLVPLAAVIFLSLQPAFGSSTQGLTLDNYATVFSETGVAAWLGNSVLVALITVVVAIVVAAPAGYVLSRGRGRLVSGYSLGLFVIQSLPVITSIIPLFILFANLGLVDSLGGIIILYVGGTLAVATWMMAAYFDSIPMALEEAAWMDGCSVFTGFLRIVLRNSLPGILSTAIFSFLLSWNDYLVAVIFLRSEQNYTLPIGLQTFFQQNATDWGPVMTVAVVMMVPPILIFAFLNRYFSVGGIGGSLAGR